Proteins from one Staphylococcus saprophyticus subsp. saprophyticus ATCC 15305 = NCTC 7292 genomic window:
- a CDS encoding FecCD family ABC transporter permease — MKYTKTMCLWIVFIIISLLLSLFWGLGDISDTLSQTILYQVRIPRTLQALLAGVGLTLAGHMFQTLLNNPLADSFTLGLASGATFGSGLAVVIGVSFIWLPIFSVLFSIMTLILVIVLTSVMSRGYPVRTLILAGIMIGALFNAFLYVLIIFNQEKMNNIVNYMFGGFSSAEYNEVIYIGIVLSIGMIILLSLVSKIKILQLGDLRAQSLGLNVRSVTYSVLLIASIITAVIVAYVGVIGFIGMVIPQLVRRSRAHYNLRQQMLLNIVIGGTIMVLSDWLGSVVLDPFQVPASIILALLGIPVLFYIIATQPRMQE; from the coding sequence ATGAAGTATACTAAAACAATGTGTTTATGGATTGTGTTCATTATCATTAGTTTATTGCTGAGCTTATTTTGGGGTTTGGGTGATATAAGTGATACGCTATCACAAACAATATTATATCAAGTAAGAATTCCACGTACTTTACAAGCCTTGTTAGCCGGTGTTGGTTTAACACTTGCTGGACATATGTTTCAAACATTGTTGAACAACCCGCTTGCAGATAGTTTTACATTAGGATTGGCAAGTGGTGCTACATTTGGATCTGGGCTAGCTGTCGTTATAGGCGTTTCATTTATTTGGTTACCTATATTTTCAGTGTTATTTAGCATAATGACTTTAATACTGGTTATTGTACTAACCAGTGTAATGTCTAGAGGGTATCCGGTTAGAACACTAATCTTGGCTGGCATAATGATTGGTGCATTATTTAATGCATTTTTATATGTGCTCATTATTTTTAATCAAGAAAAAATGAACAATATCGTTAATTATATGTTTGGTGGCTTCTCATCTGCAGAATATAACGAAGTGATTTATATCGGTATTGTATTATCCATAGGTATGATAATTTTATTGAGTTTGGTGTCAAAAATTAAAATATTACAGCTTGGTGATTTACGAGCTCAGTCATTGGGGCTTAATGTGCGTAGTGTAACGTATAGTGTCTTGTTAATCGCCTCCATCATAACTGCCGTCATTGTTGCATATGTAGGTGTTATTGGATTTATTGGGATGGTTATTCCACAGCTCGTACGAAGAAGTCGCGCACATTATAATCTAAGACAACAAATGTTATTGAATATTGTGATTGGTGGTACAATTATGGTACTTTCAGATTGGTTAGGTAGTGTCGTATTAGACCCTTTCCAAGTACCAGCTAGTATTATACTCGCATTGTTGGGGATTCCCGTATTGTTTTACATTATCGCGACACAACCGCGAATGCAAGAATAG